One part of the Olleya sp. YS genome encodes these proteins:
- the atpA gene encoding F0F1 ATP synthase subunit alpha, whose amino-acid sequence MAEVKPAEVSAILKQQLSGFEASASLDEVGTVLTVGDGIVRAYGLSNAQYGELVEFDGGLEGIVLNLEEDNVGIVLLGTSVGVREGSTVKRTNRIASINVGEGIVGRVVDTLGNPIDGKGPITGDTYEMPLERKAPGVIYREPVTEPLQTGIKAIDAMIPVGRGQRELVIGDRQTGKTTVCIDAILNQKEFYDAGNPVYCIYVAVGQKASTVANIAKTLEEKGALAYTTIVAANASDPAAMQVYAPMTGASIGEYFRDTGRPALIVFDDLSKQAVAYREVSLLLRRPPGREAYPGDVFYLHSRLLERSAKIIDNDAIAKEMNDLPESLKPIVKGGGSLTALPIIETQAGDVSAYIPTNVISITDGQIFLDGDLFNSGVRPAINVGISVSRVGGNAQIKSMKKVSGTLKLDQAQFRELEAFAKFGSDLDAVTLNVINKGKRNVEILKQAQNDPFTVEDQVAIIYAGSKNLLKDVPVEKVKEFERDYLEFLNAKHRGVLDTLKAGKLTDEVTDTLMTVAKDLSAKYRN is encoded by the coding sequence ATGGCAGAAGTAAAACCAGCTGAAGTATCAGCAATCTTAAAACAACAGTTATCAGGTTTTGAAGCTAGCGCTTCATTAGACGAAGTTGGAACAGTATTAACAGTAGGTGATGGTATCGTTCGTGCTTACGGATTATCTAATGCACAATATGGTGAGTTAGTAGAATTTGATGGCGGATTAGAAGGTATCGTACTTAATCTTGAAGAAGATAACGTAGGTATTGTATTGTTAGGAACTTCAGTAGGAGTTAGAGAAGGATCTACAGTAAAACGTACTAACCGTATTGCCTCTATTAATGTAGGTGAAGGTATTGTTGGACGTGTTGTAGATACTTTAGGTAACCCAATTGATGGTAAAGGACCAATCACTGGTGACACTTATGAAATGCCTTTAGAGCGTAAAGCACCTGGAGTTATTTACAGAGAGCCAGTAACAGAACCATTACAAACAGGTATTAAAGCAATTGATGCAATGATTCCTGTAGGTAGAGGTCAACGTGAGTTAGTCATTGGTGACCGTCAAACAGGTAAAACTACCGTTTGTATTGATGCGATTTTAAATCAAAAAGAATTTTACGATGCTGGTAACCCAGTATATTGTATATATGTTGCAGTTGGGCAAAAAGCATCAACAGTAGCAAACATTGCTAAAACTTTAGAAGAAAAAGGCGCTTTAGCATACACAACAATAGTAGCTGCAAATGCATCAGATCCTGCTGCAATGCAAGTGTATGCACCAATGACAGGAGCATCTATTGGAGAATATTTTAGAGATACTGGTCGTCCAGCATTAATTGTATTTGATGATTTATCAAAACAAGCAGTTGCGTATCGTGAGGTATCTTTATTATTACGTCGTCCACCAGGACGTGAGGCGTATCCAGGAGACGTTTTCTACTTACACTCAAGATTATTAGAGCGTTCTGCAAAAATTATTGATAATGATGCAATTGCTAAAGAAATGAATGACCTACCAGAGTCATTAAAACCAATCGTAAAAGGTGGTGGTTCTTTAACAGCATTACCAATTATCGAAACACAAGCAGGTGACGTATCAGCATATATTCCAACAAATGTAATTTCTATTACAGATGGACAAATCTTCTTAGATGGAGATTTATTTAACTCTGGTGTACGTCCAGCAATTAACGTAGGTATTTCGGTATCACGTGTTGGTGGTAACGCACAGATTAAATCTATGAAAAAAGTATCTGGAACATTAAAATTAGACCAAGCACAATTCCGCGAATTAGAAGCGTTTGCTAAATTTGGTTCAGATCTAGATGCTGTAACATTAAACGTAATTAATAAAGGAAAACGTAACGTAGAGATCTTAAAGCAAGCTCAAAACGATCCGTTTACAGTAGAAGACCAAGTAGCAATAATCTACGCAGGTTCTAAAAACTTATTAAAAGACGTACCAGTTGAAAAAGTAAAAGAATTTGAACGTGATTACCTAGAGTTCTTAAACGCTAAACACAGAGGTGTTTTAGATACTTTAAAAGCAGGAAAATTAACAGATGAGGTTACAGATACTTTAATGACTGTAGCAAAAGACTTATCTGCTAAGTATAGAAACTAG
- the atpH gene encoding ATP synthase F1 subunit delta, which produces MAGERAAIRYAKAVLGLATEKKSAEVVNSDMELITNTVAQSKDLKDMLYSPVIRSSVKKSALLEIFKNSNEATTNLIDVLIANKRTSLLPEVASTYTRLFEEQKGSQIAIVTTAVPLTDALETKVLAKVKELTGKDTAIKNIVDESILGGFILRVGDTEYNASIANQLNKLKREFTLN; this is translated from the coding sequence ATGGCAGGAGAAAGAGCAGCAATACGTTACGCAAAAGCAGTACTTGGCTTAGCAACAGAAAAGAAATCCGCTGAGGTTGTCAATTCTGATATGGAGCTAATTACAAATACTGTAGCGCAAAGTAAAGACTTAAAAGATATGCTTTACAGTCCTGTAATACGTTCGTCAGTTAAAAAGTCTGCATTATTAGAAATTTTTAAAAATTCTAACGAAGCAACAACCAATTTAATAGACGTACTTATTGCTAATAAGCGTACTTCATTATTACCAGAAGTGGCATCAACTTATACAAGGTTGTTTGAAGAACAAAAAGGAAGTCAAATTGCAATTGTGACTACAGCAGTACCATTAACGGATGCTTTAGAAACTAAAGTTTTAGCAAAAGTTAAAGAGTTAACAGGAAAAGACACTGCAATTAAAAATATAGTAGATGAAAGCATTTTAGGTGGTTTCATATTAAGAGTTGGAGATACAGAGTATAACGCAAGTATCGCTAACCAATTAAATAAATTAAAAAGAGAATTTACTTTAAATTAA
- a CDS encoding F0F1 ATP synthase subunit B, with protein MDKLLNDFSPGLFVVQTILLLLLIFLMVKFAWKPILNSLNEREEGIQDALDAAEKAKLEMQNLQADNDKLLKEARAEREAMLKEARELKNKMIDDAKTEAQTQANNMIAQAQAAIESEKKSAMAELKSHVSSLSIEIAEKVVRQELSNKDKQLELVESMLGDAKLN; from the coding sequence ATGGACAAGTTATTAAATGATTTTTCACCAGGACTATTTGTAGTTCAAACTATATTATTATTACTATTAATCTTTTTAATGGTAAAATTTGCGTGGAAACCTATTTTAAATTCTTTAAATGAAAGAGAAGAAGGTATTCAAGATGCATTAGACGCTGCAGAAAAAGCAAAGTTAGAAATGCAAAATCTTCAAGCAGATAACGATAAGTTATTAAAAGAAGCACGTGCAGAACGTGAAGCTATGCTTAAAGAAGCTAGAGAACTTAAAAATAAAATGATTGACGACGCTAAAACAGAAGCTCAAACGCAAGCAAACAACATGATTGCTCAAGCACAAGCTGCTATTGAAAGCGAAAAAAAATCTGCTATGGCTGAATTAAAAAGTCATGTATCTAGTCTTTCTATCGAGATTGCAGAAAAAGTAGTACGTCAAGAATTATCTAACAAAGACAAACAATTAGAGTTAGTAGAGTCTATGTTAGGTGATGCAAAATTAAACTAG
- the atpE gene encoding ATP synthase F0 subunit C, giving the protein MYNLIGAGLIVIGAGIGLGQIGGKAMEGIARQPEATGKIQTAMIIIAALLEGLAFGALFLGK; this is encoded by the coding sequence ATGTACAATTTAATTGGAGCAGGTTTAATCGTAATCGGAGCAGGAATTGGTCTTGGTCAAATTGGTGGAAAAGCAATGGAAGGTATTGCACGTCAGCCAGAAGCAACAGGAAAAATCCAAACAGCGATGATTATTATTGCAGCACTTTTAGAAGGGTTAGCATTTGGTGCTTTATTCTTAGGGAAATAA
- the atpB gene encoding F0F1 ATP synthase subunit A gives MKVAKQTFKFFVLLSMLFASTIALAETPVKDGANDGGQVDTKTEVEEYILHHIQDSHDFHLFSYTNDAGERKHIGFPLPVIIWTSNGLTTFMSSEFHHDDSGQVIVEKNGLKFTKIHSKIYELDAGASTVAFDEEHHATNAHKVLDFSITKSVVGVLFVGLLMLFWFSRLAKQYKNNAIPKGFSRVLEPLVLYVRDEIAKPNIGEKHYRRFTGYLMTVFFFIWILNLLGLTPLGFNVTGQLAVTACLAIFTLIIYTASGNKDYWMHILWMPGVPILIRPVLAIIELAGALIIKPFSLLVRLFANISAGHIVVMSLIAIMFTLKKSLGVVGATSLSLVLSFFITLIEVLVAFLQAYIFTMLSALFIGMAVAEHDHDHDHDEHGHEIPDAEDVRADFI, from the coding sequence ATGAAGGTAGCTAAACAAACTTTTAAATTTTTCGTCTTACTCTCAATGCTTTTTGCAAGTACTATTGCATTAGCGGAAACACCAGTTAAAGATGGTGCAAATGATGGAGGTCAAGTGGATACAAAAACTGAGGTAGAAGAGTATATTTTACACCATATTCAAGATTCTCACGATTTTCATTTATTCTCTTACACAAACGATGCAGGAGAGCGTAAACACATAGGTTTCCCTTTACCAGTTATTATTTGGACTAGCAATGGATTGACTACGTTTATGTCTAGCGAGTTTCATCATGATGATAGTGGACAGGTTATAGTTGAGAAAAACGGATTAAAATTCACAAAAATTCACTCTAAAATATACGAGCTTGATGCAGGAGCTTCAACAGTCGCTTTTGATGAAGAGCACCATGCAACAAACGCACACAAAGTATTAGATTTTTCTATCACTAAAAGTGTGGTTGGAGTTTTATTTGTTGGATTATTAATGTTGTTTTGGTTTTCTCGTTTAGCTAAACAATACAAAAATAACGCTATCCCAAAAGGGTTTAGTCGTGTTTTAGAGCCATTAGTACTTTATGTAAGAGATGAAATTGCAAAACCAAATATTGGAGAAAAGCACTATAGAAGATTTACTGGATATTTAATGACGGTATTTTTCTTTATTTGGATATTAAACTTATTAGGATTAACACCATTAGGTTTTAACGTTACAGGACAATTAGCTGTAACAGCATGTTTGGCAATATTTACATTAATTATATATACAGCAAGTGGTAATAAGGACTATTGGATGCACATCTTATGGATGCCAGGTGTTCCAATTTTAATTAGACCAGTTTTAGCAATTATAGAATTAGCAGGTGCATTAATTATTAAGCCATTTTCATTATTAGTACGTTTATTTGCAAACATATCTGCAGGACACATTGTAGTAATGAGCTTAATTGCAATTATGTTCACTCTTAAAAAATCTTTAGGAGTAGTTGGTGCGACAAGTTTATCATTAGTATTATCATTTTTTATAACATTAATTGAAGTGTTAGTAGCTTTCTTACAAGCCTATATCTTTACAATGCTTTCAGCATTATTTATTGGTATGGCAGTAGCAGAGCACGATCACGATCATGATCATGATGAGCATGGTCACGAAATCCCTGATGCAGAAGATGTCAGAGCAGATTTCATTTAA
- a CDS encoding AtpZ/AtpI family protein: MADPKPKKQPKPYVRFIAVGFQMGATIWLGNLFGEWLDTKYQTTYWENVVTLLAVFISMYLVISQVLKLSKDND, translated from the coding sequence ATGGCGGATCCAAAACCCAAAAAACAGCCTAAGCCTTACGTTAGATTTATTGCTGTAGGTTTCCAAATGGGAGCCACTATATGGTTGGGAAATCTTTTTGGAGAATGGTTAGACACTAAATACCAAACCACCTATTGGGAAAATGTTGTAACGCTTCTAGCGGTTTTTATATCTATGTACTTAGTTATCAGTCAAGTTTTAAAACTATCTAAGGACAATGATTAA
- a CDS encoding polymer-forming cytoskeletal protein, whose product MKNKQQEQFSIQNIIAKGTKIVGDFYSEGDLRIDGIIEGNIETTGKVVIGKDGEIIGKLKCSNAHFEGKLNGTLELTETLTLKSTAHIEGDVVTQKLAVEPGATFNVTCVMKTTVKDLNGGSKTQKTA is encoded by the coding sequence ATGAAAAATAAGCAGCAAGAGCAATTTTCTATTCAAAATATTATTGCAAAAGGCACAAAAATAGTTGGAGACTTTTATAGTGAAGGCGACTTACGTATTGACGGAATTATAGAAGGTAATATTGAAACAACAGGAAAAGTAGTCATTGGTAAAGATGGCGAAATTATTGGAAAACTCAAATGTAGCAACGCGCATTTTGAAGGAAAATTAAACGGAACATTAGAGTTAACAGAAACATTAACGTTAAAATCTACTGCACATATAGAAGGTGATGTTGTAACTCAAAAACTAGCAGTAGAACCTGGAGCAACCTTTAATGTAACGTGTGTTATGAAAACCACAGTAAAAGACTTAAATGGCGGATCCAAAACCCAAAAAACAGCCTAA